CTGGAACGCAATCAACAACGTCCAGAAGGAATTCACTCTCGGGACCGGCAGGGATGCAGTCCGCGTTTCCAAGAGAGAAGTCGGCGACAAGAAGAAGCCAATCGTCCAGGGCGGACCCACTGGTTCTCCTATTTCAGAAGAGGTCTTCATGCCTGTCCACATGAGCTACGCTCTGGAAAAGGAAGTAGATACGATTGTAGACGGTGTCATGACCTCTATCCGCGGGAAAGCCCCTATTCCAAAAAGCCCCTATGAAATCCTGGCAGCAAAGACGGAAACCAGGCTCATAAAACAGGCATGCGCAATGGCAGGCCGCCCGGGAATGGGCATATAGGGCCCGGAGACTTCCCTGTCTGCTCAGGGAAATATATCCTCTGACTGCGTTGGTGGTCAGATAAGCTCGGATAGCCACGAAGTCTCACAGCTCAACGAACTCAAGATCGACCTTGATGCAATCTCTGTAATTGCCCACTACAATGCAAACAGTGATATCATCATGGATGAGCAGATGCCTATCTTCGGAGGATATGCAGGCGGGATTGAAGAAACCACAATAGTCGACGTTGCAACCCACATCAATGCCTTTGTCATGAGCAATGCAAGCTGGCACCTTGACGGTCCTGTCCACATCCGCTGGGGCTCCACCAACACAAGGGAAACTCTTACTATTGCAGGCTGGGCATGTGCAACCATTTCCGAGTTCACAAATATGCTCTCAGGTAATCAGTATTACCCATGTGCAGGACCATGTACCGAAATGTGCCTACTCGAAGCCTCTGCTCAGTCCATTACTGACACCGCATCAGGACGCGAAATCCTATCAGGTGTCGCAGCTGCAAAAGGTGTCGTAACCGACAAGACCACAGGTATGGAAGCCAGAATGATGGGAGAAGTTGCAAGGGCAACCGCTGGAATGGAAATCGCAGAGGTGAATAAGGTTCTAGACAAGCTCGTGCCACTCTATGAGAAGAACTACGCAAGCGCTCCGGCAGGAAAGACCTTCCAGGAATGCTACGACGTAAAGACCATCACCCCAACTGAAGAATACATCCAGGTATACAACTCTGCAAGAAAGCAGCTCGAAGACCTCGGACTTGTATTCTAAGCCGAAAGTTATAGCCTGAATTTATACTGAATAAACGGCAAGCCAGCGAGTTCTCGCTGGCTAATTTTTTTGAAAAACTTCAGGCAAAACAAATAGATGTATACATTACGATTTATGTGGAAATTTTTCCATGTATAGTCTAACATATATAAAAATTTGATATTGAAAAAGGGGATATGAATAATGGATATGTGGACTGTTATAAACGGACTGATATATCTTCTGGCTTTTGGGCTGATGGCCTGGATCTTGCTGGACGCCAGCAAGATTTCAAAAAAAAGGGGCTGAGACAATATGTCTGAAAACCATGAATCCAGCAGCTTAGTCAAGACTTTGCGGCCTTTCCATGTATGGGCCCTCGGTGTCGGGATCGTGCTGGTCGGGGAATACATGGGCTGGAACTTCACCGTCGCAAAAGGAGGAATTCTGGGATCCCTGCTTGCCATGCTGGTTGCAGGAACCATGTATGTCATGATTTCTCTCTGCGCCAGTGAACTCGGATCATCAACCAAACTTGCAGGAGGCCCGTACGACTGGGCAAGGCTATTTATAGGACCAGGGGCAGCTGCCAGTGTAGGTCTTGCGGTGTACATGGAATATATCGCCCTTGAGGCAGCAGACGCCATTGTCGTCGCATTCATCGCACAGAGCATCTTCCCGGAGTTGCAGGTTTTCCCTGTAACATTGCTTGTTATTGCACTTTTGACCTTTATCAATTACCGCGGCGTCGTTGCGGCTTTAACCCTTAACTTCGTCCTGACCATGATAGCTTTCATTGCAATAGTGGCCTTCTTCTTCTCAACCGCTTTTGGAGCAATAGAGATCCACCCCGAATACCTGTTCCAGGGAGCTTTGCCAAATGGAATGATAGGTCTCTTTGCAGCTCTGCAATTCGGGCCATGGTTCTACCTGGGAATAGAAGGAGCAGCAATGTGTGCCGAAGAGTGCAAGCACCCTGCAAGAGCAGTGCCTCTGGGACAACAGGCCGGAATGATCACCCTGCTCATAGGAGCAGCAATGACCCTCTACCTCTGCTCAGTGCTGATTCCTGCGGACATGCTGGGTGTTTCAGTTTATCCGCTCTTTGAAGCGGCCCAGAACAGTGGTATTTTTATCTTCATTGCCCTCCTGGGACTGGGGACGTTCCTGACCTGCGTTGCAAGTGCCAACGGCTGTGTCTGTGACTCGTCACGCTCCTGGTTTGCACTTTCCAGAGATAACTATGTATCGTCCTGGTTCTCGGCAGTGCACCCCAGGTACAATACCCCTTACAGGGCTGTGATCTTCACCGTACCTGTTGCAATCGGATTTGCCTTTAGCGGATTCCTGGACCAGGTCATTACCTTCTCCATCATCTCGGGACTGCTCTGTTATGTCCTGATCCCCTTCTCCCTGATCCGCTTCAGGAACCTTTTCCCGGAAACAACAAGCAAAGTGCGTCCCTTTGTAGCCCCTCTTCAGCCGTATATCGCCTATTTTGCAATTGCAATCGCGATTACGATTCTTTCAACGTTGTTCTGGGGCTACAAGTATAACCTGATCTTCGCCTTTGTGTTCTACGGTATTGCGTACTTCTATTTCAGTCACAGGCACAAGAGTTCAAACATAGAAAATAACTGGACTGAAATGGGCTGGCCCGCACCAGAAGGTTCGGAAAATACAAGGATAGGAAAGGAGGTGATGGGTGTTGGAGACGAATGACCCTGCCCTTGAAAAAAAGTACCACAGCAAACTGAACGGAGACACCGTCCTTGTCCTCGGCATGCTTACCCTGCTGGTAAGCGTGGAAGGATTCGTCCTTTACAAGATCCTTTCCGAAACCTGGGAGATTGCTGGAAACTTTTTTTACCTCTACGTGATCTTCGTAGGTCTGCTGGTCTTAATAGAAACCATCGGCTGTCTGAGTGTACGCAACTCGATAAAGAACCACATGTTCGAGTTCAAATACTACGATTGAGGAGGCAGAAGATATGGCAGAAAAGAACATCTTTGTAGAGGTCTTTGATATTGTATTTATCTTCGTCCTTGCTTTCGCCTGTGTGGTTATTCCCACAGTGCTCCAGGGAGCTGTACTCGTTTCCTGGGGAGAAGGAGGAGCAGGAATAGGCTTTGTATGGGACCCGGTGGGCTTTTTCAGTTTCTTGCTGGTAATAGTCGCTTTTTTTGTAGTGATACTGTATCACTCGGTAAAGCGCTACAAGTACTGAAAGAGACCATAAATACCGAAAGAAACTGAAAAATACTGAAAGAGACCGCAAAAAAGGTTTAACCAGAAGTCTGCCTGAAAATGAAATCAGGCAGACAATACTTTTATTAAATCAGGCAGAATACTTCGTTTTTTTAAATGAAGCTAAAGTTTAATTCTGCCTCATGAGAAGTATCTCCCTGAAAAGAGGGATTATTCAGGGAGCAATGAAGGGATTTTTGTGGATTTGTTCTAGAAGACCCGAATCCGGCTTCTACTCGAGGGAATATAGGCTCAGAACCCTCTTATGGAAAGTACAGGCACACCATTTAAGATGTATCCTGAAATCTCAGGTCTGTACTCTTTAAGAAAGTATACTCGAGCCCCTAAACTCCTGAGAAGCATGAATTTCTGGTCCACTTACAATAAATGATAAAAACTAATTGTATATATAATTTGCTATTCAGAAAGTATTTAAAAGAATATAGTATATATATTTTGTTATTTGGATAGGATAGCTTGTAGAAGCATTTATATATAATATACCGAGAATAGAATGAAATGAGGGAAAAGTATAAAAGGATATCCTCAACATTTAAAATAAATTATAGGAAAAAAGAAGAGAAGAAACTATTTGATTTCTAAGAGGCTGTTTGAATAGTTACACCATTTTTACATTTGGATAGTGGTCATTGCTGACTTTAAATTCAGACTGTAAATTTATTACATCAGGCTTACTCGCTCGATGTATGAAACAAATACATTAGACATTATGGTTAAAAATTACACTTTAGACATTTAACAGTTTAATGACACCGTTTTTCAGTTCAAATGATGATTACTGTCACCATTGTAGAATCAAATTTAATTTTGAGACACGCTCTAAGATAAATCAGGAAAATGTAGAAATTAATTTTTCGAGCTGGATTCTTTCACTGGCGGCGTCTGTAAGCCTGGAATCGGTTTCTGAGATTTTAATAATATAGCGAGCAACATCGGCATCGGTTTCTCCTGAGTCTATAAGAGCTTCGGAAAGCCCTTCAAGGATATCAGTTCCAGAAAGCCCTTTTTCAATAATCATTTTATCTATAAGCTGGCGCCCCCTGGAGAATTCCCCTGCAAGAGCCGCATCAAGCAGTTCATCTACAATTTCGTCCCTGCCTTTCATGGTAGCTTCATACACGATTTCTTCCGTAATTTCAGCACCTTCTGCCCTCAGGGCAGCAAGCTGGAGAGTCTGGACAGCTCTTGCAACATTCCCTTTAGCCAGATAAAGTATCGCATCAAGTGCACCGCCGGAAAGTTTCAGCTTTTCAGCAAGGGCGATTCTCTCAAGATGTGGTTTCAGAAGAAAATCCGGAACATAGGTAAAAAAGACCTGAAGACCTCTTGAACGGAGGGGGGAAATGAGTTTGGAAGGCCTTGTAGTGGAAAGAATAAACCTGCAGGTTTCACTGTACTTTTCCATGATCCGCCTGAGAGCGTGCTGTGCATCTGATCTCAGGGATTCTGCATTATCGACATAGATAATCTTATAATCAGCATCAATGGAAGCTATACCGGCATATTCGTTAATGATTTCCTTAAAAATATCTATTACGCTTTTGTAGATTTTTTTCGGATCATCAGTACCAATAAAGCGGACAAAACGTTTGTCCCGTACAAGATAACGTTTTCCCTGGTCGAAAAAGTCCGAGGCATTAAAATATACAAAGTTGTTTTTCCAGGTATCCCCATAGAGCTGCCTGACAAGGGCAAGAGAAGCCGTTGTCTTCCCTGAGTTATCAGGACCATAAAAAATAAGGTGAGGCAGGGTCCCGGACTGTACCAGTTCGGAAAGTGTCCTTACGGCATGTTCGTTTCCGAGCAGTCCTTTAAGGGCATCTGCCCTGTATTTTAGAGTCCAGAGATCCTGCATTAATTCCACCTTGTTTTTCAGTTTTTGAATATTCGGTTGTTAAGGGATTTTTATCTTTTCCCAGGCACTCACTCAGCCATACTTTCCTGGGTGCCACTCCCATCTGCCTCAAGCAGTTCCTTGATAACCACACCGTAAACAGGTCTTGCAATAACCACACCAATGAAAACACCAATGATAGTAGTGATGGCAAACCCCTTCAGGGCTCCAAAGCCCATTACTACCAGAGGAGACATGGCAATGATCGTTGTGGCGGCGGCCCCGAAAATGATTGCGAAGGCTTTCCCAATCCTGGAAATGAAGACCTTTGTTGGAGGAAGTTTGCCTTCATAAAGCACCTCGTCTGTGATAATTACAAGGTGGTCAATACCTGTCCCTATTGCAGCAATGATACCTGCAATTGCTGCAAGGTCAAGCTGCCAGCCAATGGCTGCTGCAACTCCAAGGATCATAATGACTTCACTGATGGAAGTCCCGACCATTGGCACCAGGATTTCGGGTCTCTTGTACCTGCGGAAAACAACTGCAGCAACTGCTATCAGGGAGAGTAAACCTGCTATGACTGCTTCGGTTTTGAACTGTGCTCCCAGGGTTGCATCAACGTGTCCTGAACCTACAAGTACCACGTTTACAGGTAGAGCCCCTGCCCTGAGGTGAATCTGGAGCATCGAAGCTTCAGTTTTGGCTGCCTCATCGGTACCTGTGGAAGCCTCCCAGGAGTATATGGGAGTTTCTTTCAGTCTGGCAGCTGCAGAATAACTAAGGGGAGCCCCATATATCTTATTTTCATCCAGATACATGTTCAGGTAGTGACTGTCGGGACTGTCCGTAGCCCCTGTCTCGATTGCAACTTTCTGGAGAGCCCGTGCTCCTTCTTCATTCAGGGTAAAAGGAGTGTGCCACTGATTATCGTGGAAAGTCGGAATCCCCACGTTTACGATGGAATCTCCATAAAGAACGTGCTGAGTCTCGTTTCCTGTAGTCTGTACACGGATCTCAAATTTCCCGGGCTTTTCAGCAATATCCTTTGCCGTTGCAAGGTCGATCCCTGCAAAATCGATGAGAATATAGTCTTCTCCAACAGTCCTGACAGGAATGTCCTTCAAGCCAAGGGAGTTAAGTTTGTCATTCAGAATTTCTCTGGTCAGGTCCCTCGTATCGGTGCTGACTCCTTCTTTATATGTTGAGGTCCCGTCTTCATTCTTGAGGATTGTGCCTCCAACTTTATTCATAACAGCTGAAAGCTCTTCTTCTGAGACTTCGGTCCGGATTTCATAGACAATACCATTTTCAGTACTGATCGGAAGCACTTCTGCATCAAAAGCTTTTGAGAGATAAGCCTGGATCAGGGTTTCTTTACTGGTAGTGATAGTTACCTGGGTCGTTTCCTGGTTCAGCCTATCAACGCTCACACTGCCAAGGTCCAGAAGCTCAAGCTGGGATGCGCTAACCGGAAAGGAAGTTGTGAATGTAATGGACTTTTCTGATGGACTCCCTCCACTGACATCCAGATTGTTATCTGTGATCTGGATAGGGGCGCCAATGACAGGTTCTACCATTTGACTGACTATCATACCAGAATCTGCATCTACCTGGGCGAGAGCTCCCTGCAATTTGATCTGAAGCCAGGAGCCTCCTTCAAGGTCAAGCCCGTAGTTCAGGTTAGTGGTTGCCCCTTCTGCAGAATTATAACCCGGGTGGATAACCACAATAGAGGCAAGTATAGCAAGTATGAAGATGATAACTCTTACATTTTTAAAGAGGCTTTTTTTATCACTCATCTGTTATACCTCCCTCTGAATTCGGGTTTCGTTACATACCACCGCAGGATCCCTGCATTGAGAAGCCAGGTGTTCATAATATCTGCTAGAAGTCCCACGATCAATACGCTTGAGATCTGCGAAAGCAGGGTAATCTGTGTGAATGAGGGGATTATCAGATAGGGGAAAGTTGAA
The Methanosarcina sp. WWM596 DNA segment above includes these coding regions:
- a CDS encoding APC family permease, giving the protein MSENHESSSLVKTLRPFHVWALGVGIVLVGEYMGWNFTVAKGGILGSLLAMLVAGTMYVMISLCASELGSSTKLAGGPYDWARLFIGPGAAASVGLAVYMEYIALEAADAIVVAFIAQSIFPELQVFPVTLLVIALLTFINYRGVVAALTLNFVLTMIAFIAIVAFFFSTAFGAIEIHPEYLFQGALPNGMIGLFAALQFGPWFYLGIEGAAMCAEECKHPARAVPLGQQAGMITLLIGAAMTLYLCSVLIPADMLGVSVYPLFEAAQNSGIFIFIALLGLGTFLTCVASANGCVCDSSRSWFALSRDNYVSSWFSAVHPRYNTPYRAVIFTVPVAIGFAFSGFLDQVITFSIISGLLCYVLIPFSLIRFRNLFPETTSKVRPFVAPLQPYIAYFAIAIAITILSTLFWGYKYNLIFAFVFYGIAYFYFSHRHKSSNIENNWTEMGWPAPEGSENTRIGKEVMGVGDE
- a CDS encoding preprotein translocase subunit SecD translates to MSDKKSLFKNVRVIIFILAILASIVVIHPGYNSAEGATTNLNYGLDLEGGSWLQIKLQGALAQVDADSGMIVSQMVEPVIGAPIQITDNNLDVSGGSPSEKSITFTTSFPVSASQLELLDLGSVSVDRLNQETTQVTITTSKETLIQAYLSKAFDAEVLPISTENGIVYEIRTEVSEEELSAVMNKVGGTILKNEDGTSTYKEGVSTDTRDLTREILNDKLNSLGLKDIPVRTVGEDYILIDFAGIDLATAKDIAEKPGKFEIRVQTTGNETQHVLYGDSIVNVGIPTFHDNQWHTPFTLNEEGARALQKVAIETGATDSPDSHYLNMYLDENKIYGAPLSYSAAARLKETPIYSWEASTGTDEAAKTEASMLQIHLRAGALPVNVVLVGSGHVDATLGAQFKTEAVIAGLLSLIAVAAVVFRRYKRPEILVPMVGTSISEVIMILGVAAAIGWQLDLAAIAGIIAAIGTGIDHLVIITDEVLYEGKLPPTKVFISRIGKAFAIIFGAAATTIIAMSPLVVMGFGALKGFAITTIIGVFIGVVIARPVYGVVIKELLEADGSGTQESMAE
- a CDS encoding efflux RND transporter permease subunit; this encodes MAEKNIFVEVFDIVFIFVLAFACVVIPTVLQGAVLVSWGEGGAGIGFVWDPVGFFSFLLVIVAFFVVILYHSVKRYKY
- a CDS encoding monomethylamine permease produces the protein MLETNDPALEKKYHSKLNGDTVLVLGMLTLLVSVEGFVLYKILSETWEIAGNFFYLYVIFVGLLVLIETIGCLSVRNSIKNHMFEFKYYD
- a CDS encoding AAA family ATPase, producing MQDLWTLKYRADALKGLLGNEHAVRTLSELVQSGTLPHLIFYGPDNSGKTTASLALVRQLYGDTWKNNFVYFNASDFFDQGKRYLVRDKRFVRFIGTDDPKKIYKSVIDIFKEIINEYAGIASIDADYKIIYVDNAESLRSDAQHALRRIMEKYSETCRFILSTTRPSKLISPLRSRGLQVFFTYVPDFLLKPHLERIALAEKLKLSGGALDAILYLAKGNVARAVQTLQLAALRAEGAEITEEIVYEATMKGRDEIVDELLDAALAGEFSRGRQLIDKMIIEKGLSGTDILEGLSEALIDSGETDADVARYIIKISETDSRLTDAASERIQLEKLISTFS